Proteins from one Bradyrhizobium roseum genomic window:
- a CDS encoding metal-sulfur cluster assembly factor, with translation MSGELADRVREALRVVIDPELGENIVDLGFIYGIAVAEGVVRITMTATTPGCPATGFLKEGVQAAASGVPGVVSAVVTMTFEPAWDPSRIAPAVRASLGFAAVN, from the coding sequence GTGAGCGGCGAGCTCGCCGATCGGGTGCGCGAAGCGCTGCGGGTCGTGATCGATCCGGAACTAGGCGAAAACATCGTCGATCTTGGTTTCATCTACGGCATCGCGGTCGCCGAAGGAGTTGTCAGAATTACGATGACCGCGACGACTCCGGGATGCCCGGCGACGGGTTTCCTGAAGGAAGGGGTTCAGGCTGCTGCGAGCGGCGTCCCAGGGGTCGTTTCCGCGGTCGTGACGATGACCTTCGAGCCGGCATGGGACCCCTCCCGCATCGCCCCCGCCGTTCGGGCTTCTCTTGGCTTTGCTGCGGTGAACTGA
- a CDS encoding DUF2249 domain-containing protein yields MTHYIDVDVRPILRSGGEPFSVIMAALQGLEPGQGIRLYATFKPLPLFAVMAEKGFAHSERELDGGQWEVLFTPAVTKPDQAAVANPSAFEEWPEPALKLDNRDLDPPEPMVRILAAADQLAPGETLSALLRREPVFLFPQLEKRGFRWLGGFTPDGETYELTVRAPS; encoded by the coding sequence ATGACGCACTACATCGACGTCGACGTCCGCCCGATCCTTCGATCCGGAGGCGAACCGTTCTCTGTCATCATGGCCGCGCTTCAAGGTCTCGAGCCGGGCCAGGGGATTCGTCTCTACGCGACGTTCAAGCCGCTCCCGCTATTCGCCGTCATGGCCGAAAAGGGATTCGCACATTCCGAGCGGGAACTCGATGGCGGCCAGTGGGAGGTCTTGTTCACCCCGGCGGTTACGAAGCCCGACCAGGCGGCGGTCGCGAACCCCTCGGCCTTCGAAGAATGGCCAGAGCCCGCCCTCAAGCTCGACAATCGGGATCTCGATCCTCCGGAGCCCATGGTACGGATCCTTGCTGCCGCGGACCAGCTTGCGCCCGGCGAGACCCTGTCGGCGCTGCTGCGCCGCGAGCCGGTATTTCTGTTCCCACAGCTCGAAAAACGCGGTTTCCGTTGGCTCGGCGGCTTCACGCCCGATGGCGAGACCTACGAACTGACCGTCCGGGCTCCGTCGTGA
- a CDS encoding NnrS family protein, which produces MATMQKLRDFKGPALLSHGFRPFFLFGAVYAGVMIPLWLAVFTGHVSLPLAFSPRDWHVHEMLFGYMGAVIAGFLLTAIPNWTGRLPIQGVPLAVLFSSWMAGRLAVTFGGWVAWQIALAVDATFLVLLAVAAAREIAAGRKWNNLKVVAIISLLALVNVAFHLEAHFHGAAEYSTRAGIALVVTLVCVIGGRIVPSFTRNWLARRTPGRLPVPFDRFDAIAMIVGVFAMILWVYAPTGWLPAGALTAAGLLHLARLLRWAGERTFSDRLVLILHVAYAFVPAGFFLSALASINLVAQGAGVHAWTGGAIGCMTIAVMTRASLGHTGQALKASALVQSVYAAIVVAALARVCAALEPSHALPLLTVSGIAWMLAFFGFAVAYAPLLCRAKRF; this is translated from the coding sequence ATGGCGACGATGCAGAAATTGAGAGACTTCAAGGGGCCTGCACTTCTGTCGCACGGCTTCCGCCCCTTTTTCCTTTTTGGCGCGGTTTATGCCGGCGTTATGATTCCCTTGTGGCTCGCGGTGTTCACCGGTCACGTCTCGCTACCTTTGGCATTTTCGCCGCGGGACTGGCACGTCCACGAGATGCTGTTCGGTTACATGGGCGCCGTCATCGCGGGCTTCCTTCTGACCGCGATTCCGAATTGGACCGGGCGGCTTCCCATCCAGGGCGTTCCGCTCGCCGTCCTGTTTTCGTCCTGGATGGCGGGTCGTCTGGCCGTGACGTTCGGCGGCTGGGTGGCCTGGCAGATCGCTTTGGCCGTCGATGCGACTTTCCTTGTGCTGCTTGCGGTCGCGGCGGCCCGCGAGATCGCTGCCGGACGCAAATGGAACAACCTGAAGGTGGTCGCCATCATCTCGCTTTTGGCGCTGGTGAACGTCGCCTTCCATTTGGAAGCGCACTTCCATGGCGCGGCGGAATATTCAACACGCGCCGGTATCGCCCTCGTCGTGACACTGGTCTGCGTGATCGGTGGGCGGATCGTGCCGAGTTTCACGCGCAACTGGCTCGCGCGCCGCACGCCGGGACGGCTTCCAGTTCCTTTCGACCGTTTCGACGCGATCGCTATGATCGTCGGGGTCTTTGCAATGATCCTGTGGGTGTATGCGCCGACGGGGTGGCTGCCGGCCGGCGCGCTTACGGCCGCCGGGCTGCTCCATCTGGCGCGTCTCCTCCGCTGGGCCGGAGAGCGCACCTTTTCGGATCGCCTGGTCCTGATCCTGCACGTGGCTTATGCGTTCGTGCCTGCCGGTTTCTTCCTCTCGGCCTTGGCCTCGATCAATCTCGTCGCCCAAGGTGCGGGCGTGCATGCCTGGACCGGCGGCGCGATCGGTTGCATGACGATCGCCGTCATGACACGAGCTTCGCTCGGACATACCGGGCAAGCGCTCAAGGCGTCGGCTCTCGTTCAGTCCGTCTACGCGGCCATCGTGGTCGCTGCCCTTGCACGTGTCTGTGCGGCTCTCGAGCCGAGCCACGCCCTCCCGTTGCTGACGGTATCCGGCATCGCATGGATGCTTGCCTTCTTCGGCTTCGCGGTCGCCTACGCGCCACTTCTGTGCCGAGCGAAAAGGTTTTGA